The following are from one region of the Cytobacillus firmus genome:
- a CDS encoding ABC-F family ATP-binding cassette domain-containing protein, which produces MITVSNVGLRYGDRKLFEDVNIKFTPGNCYGLIGANGAGKSTFLKILSGEIEAQSGSVHLGPGERLAVLKQNHFEYEEHEALKVVIMGHARLYEVMQEKDAIYMKADFTDEDGMKAAELEGEFAELNGWEAESEAAILLKGLGIGEELHDKKMADLSGSEKVKVLLAQALFGKPDVLLLDEPTNHLDIKAIQWLEEFLINFENTVIVVSHDRHFLNKVCTHIADLDFGKIQIYVGNYDFWYESSQLAQRMAQDANKKKEEKIKELQSFIARFSANASKSKQATSRKKLLDKISLDDIRPSSRKYPYVGFSPDREIGNDLLRVDGITKTIDGVKVLNNVSFIMNKDDKIALVGTNELAKTILFKILTGEMEPDEGTYKWGVTTSQSYFPNDNSEFFENSDLTLVDWLRQFSPQDDSESFLRGFLGRMLFSGEEVLKKASVLSGGEKVRCMLSKMMLSGANVLLLDEPTNHLDLESITALNNGLINFKGSMIFASHDHQFIQTIANRIIEITPAGIVDKQMTYDEYLEDPSIQKQVAEMYQ; this is translated from the coding sequence ATGATAACTGTCAGTAATGTAGGTCTTCGATACGGCGACCGCAAACTATTCGAAGACGTTAATATTAAATTCACACCTGGCAATTGCTATGGATTGATTGGAGCAAATGGTGCAGGTAAATCAACTTTTCTTAAAATTTTATCAGGTGAAATTGAGGCACAATCCGGAAGTGTTCATTTAGGTCCCGGCGAACGCCTTGCTGTCCTGAAGCAGAACCATTTTGAGTACGAAGAGCATGAAGCATTAAAAGTAGTCATCATGGGACATGCCCGTCTTTATGAAGTAATGCAGGAAAAAGATGCTATTTATATGAAGGCTGATTTCACGGATGAAGATGGCATGAAGGCTGCTGAACTCGAAGGTGAATTTGCAGAATTAAATGGATGGGAAGCTGAATCTGAAGCAGCTATTTTGCTGAAGGGACTTGGAATCGGAGAAGAGCTTCACGACAAAAAAATGGCTGATCTTTCCGGTTCTGAAAAAGTGAAAGTTTTGCTTGCGCAGGCGCTTTTTGGCAAGCCGGATGTTCTTTTGCTGGATGAGCCGACAAACCACTTGGATATCAAAGCAATTCAATGGCTTGAGGAGTTCCTGATCAACTTTGAGAATACCGTTATTGTCGTATCCCATGACCGTCATTTCTTGAACAAAGTGTGTACGCATATTGCCGATCTTGACTTTGGTAAGATCCAGATTTACGTAGGGAACTATGACTTCTGGTATGAGTCAAGCCAGCTTGCCCAAAGGATGGCTCAGGATGCCAATAAGAAAAAAGAAGAAAAAATCAAGGAACTGCAAAGCTTTATTGCCCGCTTTAGTGCAAACGCATCTAAATCCAAGCAGGCAACTTCACGTAAAAAGCTTCTTGATAAGATTTCATTGGATGATATTAGACCATCCTCCAGAAAATATCCGTATGTTGGATTTTCACCTGACCGTGAAATCGGAAATGATTTGCTTCGGGTAGACGGCATCACTAAAACAATTGATGGTGTTAAAGTTCTGAACAATGTCAGCTTCATCATGAACAAAGATGATAAAATAGCGTTAGTTGGCACGAACGAATTAGCGAAAACCATCCTGTTTAAAATACTGACTGGTGAAATGGAGCCGGATGAAGGAACATATAAGTGGGGTGTAACAACCTCTCAGTCCTATTTCCCTAATGATAACTCTGAGTTCTTCGAGAACTCTGATTTGACCCTTGTAGACTGGCTGCGCCAATTCTCACCTCAAGATGACAGTGAAAGCTTCCTGAGAGGTTTCCTTGGAAGAATGCTGTTCTCCGGTGAGGAAGTTCTAAAGAAAGCAAGCGTTCTTTCCGGTGGGGAAAAAGTCCGGTGCATGCTATCTAAAATGATGCTGAGCGGCGCTAACGTGCTTCTTTTAGATGAGCCGACCAACCACCTTGATTTGGAATCCATTACGGCATTGAATAATGGACTGATTAATTTCAAAGGCTCTATGATTTTTGCATCACATGACCATCAGTTCATTCAAACCATTGCCAACCGCATTATTGAAATTACACCAGCTGGCATTGTCGATAAGCAAATGACATATGATGAGTATTTAGAAGACCCATCCATTCAAAAGCAAGTTGCTGAAATGTATCAGTAA
- a CDS encoding FAS1-like dehydratase domain-containing protein, producing the protein MMRGSAILMESLLNAEVKLKPFKFTIERGKIKEFAMAIGDKNPIYYDADTARKEGYRDIPIPPTFPTAIEMWGGMDFETLIELFGLDPLKVLHGGQEYRYIGEICAGDTVTAIPKVISSFEKRNLRFITIGIQYRNNDGKDVLYAESTIIERGGSKNE; encoded by the coding sequence ATGATGAGAGGAAGTGCGATTTTGATGGAATCTCTTTTAAATGCAGAGGTGAAATTAAAACCTTTCAAGTTCACCATTGAAAGAGGAAAAATCAAAGAATTTGCTATGGCAATTGGAGACAAAAACCCTATTTATTATGATGCTGACACTGCGAGAAAAGAGGGGTACCGTGACATCCCCATCCCGCCAACATTTCCTACAGCCATAGAGATGTGGGGAGGCATGGATTTCGAAACCCTAATCGAGCTATTCGGACTTGACCCTCTCAAGGTTCTTCACGGCGGCCAGGAATATCGCTATATAGGAGAAATTTGTGCTGGCGATACAGTAACCGCGATCCCGAAAGTAATTTCTTCTTTTGAAAAGAGGAACCTGCGATTTATTACAATAGGTATTCAGTACAGAAACAATGATGGAAAAGATGTTCTCTATGCAGAATCCACCATTATTGAAAGAGGGGGAAGCAAAAATGAGTGA
- a CDS encoding MaoC/PaaZ C-terminal domain-containing protein translates to MSELKMIHKPEITHTQLVKYAGASGDFNPIHTVVPVGEKAGLDGVIAHGMLIMGMAGEALAEWFPRKDLRRFKVRFSKMTRPGEKLTIEGRVTGEKWEEDEKRLTGEVSVKNEAGEQKLSGRFEFKI, encoded by the coding sequence ATGAGTGAGCTGAAAATGATTCATAAACCAGAGATCACACATACACAGCTGGTCAAGTATGCAGGGGCATCCGGAGATTTCAATCCGATTCATACAGTAGTCCCTGTAGGAGAAAAGGCCGGATTGGACGGAGTGATCGCCCACGGGATGCTTATCATGGGAATGGCAGGCGAAGCACTGGCTGAGTGGTTTCCAAGAAAGGACCTGAGAAGGTTCAAAGTGCGCTTCAGCAAAATGACACGGCCCGGCGAGAAACTGACAATAGAAGGGAGGGTGACAGGAGAGAAATGGGAAGAGGACGAAAAAAGGCTGACCGGAGAAGTATCAGTAAAAAATGAAGCTGGTGAGCAAAAGCTTTCCGGCAGGTTCGAATTCAAAATTTAA
- a CDS encoding penicillin acylase family protein encodes MEGNIRIQHRPKSKWKKYSLWSIAIILVLLAAAFFITYGFLSRSLPKTEGEIRIGSISEEVKVNRDNSGVPHLIAANERDLFIAQGYVQAQDRLFQMDLSRRQASGRLSEVIGEATVENDKYFRTLGLRRAAEASYEAYSSDAKQILGWYAEGVNLYIKEVIENGKIPVEFSILGYEPEEWSPVDSLTIGKYMAYDLGGHWESQAFRYYLLQHFPEDKAYELFPSYPEEAPYIIGKHNLNIEKSFASVITPPEFNGSNNWVAAGSKTASGKPILADDPHLSLNTPSIWYQMHLESPEMNVSGVIFAGIPGIILGHNEHIAWGVTNTGPDVQDLYIEKRNPANINEFLFNEKWEKAEVIEEPIKVKGKEPISYKVTITRHGPVISEFAGDSGKDTVLSLQWTALQPSKELEAILKMNKASDWNQFEQALELFHTPAQNFVFASSDGTIAYKANGKIPIRKKGDGLLPVPGWSDEYEWKGYIPYDQLPKTINPEEGYISTANNKVMDGSYPYHISHDWAQPYRQMRIQEFLKSKDNLTTEDMMSLQMDQKNLQAKEFIPLFLSGMKEPSTALEKEALTILSKWDYIDSKDEAAPLIFNLWMKSISDVLFEDQISPQMRKLFKGQKQAVDELLRNAASGRESNWIEEKGGLQEVLSQSLSTAVREAENLQGSSPSKWKWGNYHQLAFSHPLSSVKPLNYLFNREGRIPVGGSSVTVQAAANKDDGTVNHGGSWRFVIDTQNMNTAYHLVGPGQSGHPLSQWYHDQMNDWAEGNYHKTSLNEEKTSHTLLLKP; translated from the coding sequence ATGGAAGGCAATATTAGGATCCAGCATCGGCCAAAATCAAAGTGGAAGAAGTACTCGCTTTGGAGTATTGCTATCATTTTAGTGCTGCTGGCTGCTGCCTTTTTCATTACGTATGGTTTTTTGTCCCGCTCTCTGCCTAAAACAGAGGGAGAAATCAGAATAGGTTCCATCTCTGAGGAAGTAAAGGTCAATCGCGATAACAGCGGAGTCCCACACCTGATTGCTGCCAATGAAAGGGACCTTTTTATTGCCCAAGGCTATGTCCAGGCACAGGACCGCCTTTTTCAGATGGATTTAAGCAGGCGTCAGGCATCGGGAAGATTGAGCGAAGTAATCGGAGAGGCTACGGTTGAAAATGATAAATATTTTAGAACTCTTGGTTTGAGAAGAGCTGCAGAAGCATCCTATGAAGCATATTCCTCAGATGCAAAACAGATTTTAGGCTGGTATGCGGAAGGAGTTAATCTTTATATAAAAGAAGTTATAGAAAATGGAAAAATCCCTGTTGAATTTTCCATACTCGGCTATGAACCGGAAGAATGGTCTCCTGTGGATTCGCTTACTATTGGCAAATACATGGCATATGATCTTGGCGGACACTGGGAAAGCCAGGCATTCCGCTATTATCTCCTTCAGCATTTTCCGGAAGATAAAGCATATGAATTATTCCCCTCCTATCCGGAAGAAGCCCCATACATAATAGGAAAACACAACTTAAATATTGAAAAAAGCTTTGCATCTGTCATCACGCCTCCAGAATTCAACGGAAGCAATAACTGGGTGGCAGCCGGCAGTAAAACGGCATCCGGAAAGCCTATATTGGCTGATGATCCTCATTTATCCCTGAACACACCTTCGATCTGGTATCAGATGCACCTGGAGTCCCCTGAAATGAATGTCAGCGGTGTCATTTTTGCCGGAATCCCAGGCATCATACTCGGTCACAATGAACATATTGCATGGGGAGTAACCAATACAGGACCAGATGTACAGGATTTGTATATTGAAAAAAGGAATCCTGCCAATATAAATGAGTTTCTATTCAATGAAAAGTGGGAAAAGGCAGAAGTAATAGAAGAACCAATTAAGGTAAAAGGCAAAGAGCCAATTAGCTATAAAGTAACGATTACACGCCACGGACCTGTGATTTCGGAATTTGCTGGAGACAGCGGAAAGGATACCGTTCTTTCCTTGCAATGGACAGCACTTCAGCCATCAAAAGAGCTGGAAGCCATTCTAAAAATGAATAAAGCATCAGACTGGAATCAGTTTGAACAAGCATTGGAGTTATTTCACACACCTGCCCAAAACTTTGTATTTGCTTCTTCGGATGGAACAATAGCTTATAAAGCAAATGGTAAAATCCCAATCAGAAAGAAAGGAGACGGACTGCTGCCGGTGCCCGGCTGGTCGGATGAATATGAGTGGAAAGGCTACATCCCTTATGATCAGCTGCCTAAAACGATCAATCCCGAAGAAGGCTATATCTCAACGGCAAACAATAAGGTGATGGATGGCAGCTACCCTTACCACATCAGTCATGATTGGGCCCAGCCCTATAGGCAAATGCGCATTCAGGAATTTCTCAAGAGCAAGGATAATCTTACAACTGAAGATATGATGTCACTGCAAATGGATCAAAAAAACCTGCAGGCAAAGGAATTTATACCGCTTTTCCTGTCCGGAATGAAAGAACCATCAACCGCTCTTGAAAAGGAAGCTTTAACGATCCTAAGTAAATGGGATTATATTGACAGCAAGGATGAGGCAGCCCCTCTCATTTTCAATCTTTGGATGAAAAGCATATCAGATGTTCTTTTTGAAGATCAGATATCACCCCAAATGAGGAAGCTCTTCAAAGGGCAAAAGCAGGCAGTGGATGAATTATTGAGAAATGCAGCAAGTGGCCGCGAAAGCAATTGGATTGAAGAAAAGGGAGGATTGCAGGAAGTCCTTTCCCAATCATTGAGTACAGCGGTAAGAGAAGCCGAAAATCTTCAAGGAAGCAGCCCGTCTAAGTGGAAATGGGGTAATTATCATCAATTAGCTTTTTCCCACCCGCTTTCGAGTGTAAAACCTTTAAACTATTTATTTAATAGAGAGGGACGAATTCCTGTTGGCGGCAGCTCAGTCACTGTGCAGGCGGCAGCCAACAAAGACGATGGCACTGTGAATCATGGAGGCTCGTGGAGATTTGTGATTGATACACAAAACATGAACACCGCCTACCATCTGGTGGGACCAGGGCAATCCGGACATCCTTTAAGCCAGTGGTACCATGATCAGATGAATGACTGGGCAGAAGGGAACTATCATAAAACATCCCTCAATGAAGAAAAAACCAGTCATACACTTTTATTAAAACCTTGA
- a CDS encoding SCO family protein, whose protein sequence is MKRVYMISAIIVILGISAGISFFIIRDMTAKIPEHITLLTDDEKVYDFAESDEKLKLVEFIYTHCPDICPTTTQRMNLLKSDLSNEGVFGNKVQFITVTIDPYRDTADVLKKYRSTFDIENDENWLFLTADPDTLKKDQAEIQELANTFQFQYRDPGDGFYVHSTFVYLLDENNKFIKKFPMGEDFDRNEVFKKIMKKI, encoded by the coding sequence ATGAAAAGAGTATATATGATTTCTGCTATTATTGTAATATTAGGTATTTCTGCCGGCATTTCTTTTTTTATCATCCGTGATATGACAGCGAAGATACCTGAACATATTACACTTTTAACCGATGATGAGAAGGTATACGACTTTGCAGAATCTGATGAAAAACTGAAGCTTGTAGAATTTATTTATACGCACTGTCCGGATATATGTCCGACGACTACCCAAAGGATGAATCTCTTGAAAAGTGATCTTTCTAATGAGGGCGTATTTGGGAACAAAGTACAATTTATTACAGTAACAATCGACCCTTATCGGGACACCGCAGATGTTCTTAAAAAATACAGAAGCACCTTTGACATTGAAAATGATGAGAATTGGCTCTTTCTAACTGCCGATCCTGATACACTGAAAAAGGATCAGGCTGAAATTCAGGAGCTCGCAAACACTTTCCAATTTCAATACCGTGATCCCGGCGATGGCTTCTATGTTCATAGCACCTTTGTATATTTGCTGGATGAGAATAATAAATTTATTAAGAAATTCCCTATGGGAGAAGATTTTGACAGGAATGAAGTTTTCAAAAAGATTATGAAGAAAATATAA
- a CDS encoding aldehyde dehydrogenase family protein, which produces MSQLTAGLKEKVEKFLSGKKKLYINGEFVESKSQKTFDTYNPATGEVLATVFEAGAEDIDLAVKAARKAFDEGKWSKMSASKRSRLMYKLADLMEENSEELAQLETLDNGKPIRETTNADIPLAIEHMRYYAGWSTKIVGQTIPVSGPFFNYTRHEAVGVVGQIIPWNFPLLMAMWKLGAALATGCTVVLKPAEQTPLSALYLAELMDQAGFPPGVINIVPGFGETAGQPLVDHPLVDKIAFTGSTEVGKRIMSNASKTLKRVTLELGGKSPNIILPDADMSKAIPGALNGVMFNQGQVCCAGSRVFIQKKQFDNVVADMASHAKKIKQGAGIHADTEIGPLVSAEQQNRVLGYIEKGLSEGAQLVAGGDKPQEQGYFVSPTIFADVNDEMTIAKEEIFGPVISAMPYDDIDELINRANNSEYGLAAGVWTRDVANAHYVANKLRAGTVWVNCYNAFDAASPFGGYKQSGIGREMGSYALNNYTEVKSVWISMK; this is translated from the coding sequence ATGAGTCAATTAACTGCAGGTTTAAAAGAAAAGGTAGAAAAGTTCTTAAGCGGTAAGAAGAAATTATATATCAATGGTGAATTTGTAGAAAGCAAATCACAGAAAACGTTTGATACGTATAACCCGGCGACAGGAGAAGTTCTGGCTACTGTTTTCGAAGCCGGTGCAGAAGATATTGATCTGGCAGTAAAAGCAGCCCGAAAGGCCTTTGATGAAGGCAAATGGTCTAAAATGAGCGCTTCTAAGCGCAGCCGCCTGATGTACAAGCTTGCTGATCTTATGGAAGAAAATAGTGAAGAATTAGCACAGCTTGAGACATTGGATAATGGAAAGCCAATCCGTGAGACAACAAATGCCGATATTCCATTGGCAATTGAACATATGCGCTACTATGCTGGCTGGTCTACGAAAATTGTGGGACAGACTATTCCTGTCAGCGGGCCGTTCTTTAACTATACCCGCCATGAAGCTGTTGGTGTAGTGGGCCAAATCATCCCTTGGAACTTCCCTCTTCTAATGGCTATGTGGAAGCTGGGTGCTGCCCTTGCAACAGGATGTACGGTTGTTCTTAAACCAGCGGAGCAGACACCTCTTTCCGCTTTATATCTTGCTGAGTTAATGGATCAGGCAGGCTTCCCGCCAGGGGTTATCAATATTGTCCCTGGTTTTGGAGAAACAGCCGGCCAGCCGCTTGTTGACCATCCGCTGGTAGATAAAATTGCATTTACTGGTTCTACTGAAGTAGGTAAACGGATTATGTCCAATGCTTCAAAGACTTTAAAGCGGGTTACGCTTGAGCTTGGCGGTAAGTCTCCGAACATTATCCTGCCGGACGCTGATATGTCAAAGGCAATTCCAGGAGCTCTAAACGGTGTTATGTTCAACCAGGGACAGGTTTGCTGTGCCGGCTCCCGTGTCTTCATTCAAAAGAAGCAGTTTGATAATGTTGTAGCTGACATGGCTTCACATGCTAAAAAAATCAAGCAGGGTGCCGGAATTCATGCTGACACAGAAATTGGCCCGCTTGTATCTGCTGAGCAGCAAAACCGAGTTCTTGGATACATTGAAAAAGGCCTAAGCGAAGGTGCTCAGCTTGTAGCAGGAGGAGATAAGCCTCAGGAGCAAGGTTACTTCGTATCCCCTACTATCTTTGCAGATGTTAATGACGAAATGACAATTGCGAAGGAAGAAATCTTCGGACCGGTTATTTCGGCTATGCCTTATGATGACATTGACGAATTAATTAACCGTGCCAATAACAGCGAATATGGATTAGCTGCAGGAGTTTGGACTCGTGATGTTGCAAATGCACACTATGTGGCCAATAAACTCCGTGCTGGTACAGTTTGGGTGAACTGCTACAACGCTTTCGATGCTGCATCTCCATTTGGCGGCTATAAGCAATCCGGTATCGGCCGTGAAATGGGCTCTTACGCTCTTAATAACTATACAGAAGTTAAGAGTGTATGGATCTCGATGAAATAA
- a CDS encoding NupC/NupG family nucleoside CNT transporter, translating into MSFIWGIFGVVTVLGIAFLLSSNRKAINLRTILGGLAIQFAFAFAVLKWDLGKKALEKLTFAVNDIVSYANEGVNFLFGGLFQEGSGVGFVFAFQVLTVVIFFSSLISVLYYTGIMQIIIKVIGGGLAKLLGTSKAESISAAANIFVGQTEAPLIVRPFISKMTKSELFAVMTGGLASVAGSVLIGYSLLGVPLEYLLAASFMAAPAGLVMAKIMIPETEKSETTDDINIEKDTQSVNIVDAAARGASDGLMLALNIGAMLLAFIALVALINGIIGFAGGLFGLENITLEMILGFIFAPIAFAVGVPWAEAVQAGGYIGQKLVLNEFVAYSAFAPEISNLSPKTVAVVSFALCGFANISSMAILLGGLGNLAPDRRNDIAKLGIRAVIAGALASLLSAAIAGMLI; encoded by the coding sequence ATGAGTTTTATCTGGGGTATATTCGGGGTCGTGACCGTATTGGGAATAGCTTTCCTTCTTTCATCCAATCGTAAAGCGATCAATTTACGCACAATTCTTGGCGGTCTTGCCATTCAGTTTGCCTTTGCGTTTGCCGTACTTAAATGGGATCTTGGGAAAAAGGCACTGGAAAAATTAACTTTTGCAGTAAATGACATTGTGAGTTACGCCAATGAAGGAGTTAATTTCCTCTTTGGAGGATTATTTCAGGAAGGTTCAGGTGTTGGATTTGTATTTGCATTCCAGGTCTTGACTGTTGTTATCTTCTTCTCTTCCCTAATCTCTGTTCTATATTATACAGGGATCATGCAAATCATTATTAAAGTCATTGGCGGAGGTCTAGCTAAGCTGCTTGGAACAAGTAAAGCAGAATCGATTTCTGCTGCTGCCAATATTTTTGTCGGACAGACAGAGGCACCTCTTATCGTGCGCCCTTTCATCAGCAAAATGACAAAGTCGGAATTATTTGCTGTCATGACCGGTGGTTTGGCTTCCGTAGCCGGTTCAGTTCTGATTGGTTATTCATTGCTTGGTGTTCCACTGGAATACCTGCTTGCAGCAAGCTTTATGGCAGCACCTGCAGGTCTTGTTATGGCTAAAATAATGATCCCTGAAACTGAAAAATCAGAAACAACAGATGATATTAACATTGAAAAAGATACACAATCTGTCAATATCGTAGATGCTGCGGCCCGGGGAGCGAGCGATGGTTTAATGCTTGCCTTGAATATTGGTGCCATGCTTCTTGCTTTTATCGCTTTAGTTGCGTTAATCAATGGAATCATTGGTTTTGCAGGCGGACTTTTCGGTCTTGAAAACATAACACTTGAAATGATTCTTGGCTTTATTTTTGCCCCGATTGCATTTGCAGTAGGTGTTCCATGGGCTGAAGCGGTGCAGGCTGGCGGCTACATCGGCCAAAAGCTTGTGCTGAATGAATTCGTTGCTTACTCAGCCTTTGCTCCTGAAATCAGCAATTTGTCTCCTAAGACTGTTGCAGTTGTCAGCTTCGCGCTTTGCGGATTTGCAAATATTTCTTCTATGGCCATCCTTCTCGGAGGCCTCGGCAACCTTGCTCCTGACCGCAGGAATGATATTGCCAAGCTGGGCATCCGTGCTGTAATAGCTGGAGCTCTTGCCTCTCTATTAAGTGCAGCGATTGCAGGAATGTTAATTTAA
- a CDS encoding YjcZ family sporulation protein codes for MGAGAGYGGGFALIVVLFILLIIVGAAYVGW; via the coding sequence ATGGGTGCAGGCGCAGGATATGGCGGCGGATTTGCTTTAATCGTTGTCCTGTTTATACTTCTAATCATTGTTGGTGCTGCTTACGTAGGCTGGTAA
- a CDS encoding YozQ family protein, giving the protein MNKKDNNNGTNIAGRYYEAEDYKRNDQLSSGLAMTHEQVSDTYMEGQADAVIEDVVGVDISIPRKGYDESH; this is encoded by the coding sequence ATGAATAAGAAGGACAATAATAATGGCACAAATATTGCAGGCAGATATTATGAGGCTGAGGATTATAAAAGAAATGATCAGCTTTCATCAGGTCTCGCAATGACTCATGAGCAAGTAAGTGATACCTATATGGAAGGCCAGGCGGATGCGGTTATTGAAGACGTTGTTGGGGTGGATATTTCCATACCGCGCAAAGGGTATGATGAAAGCCATTAA
- a CDS encoding YqjF family protein, producing the protein MENALEITGHRPFPLPDRPWVMEQIWNDVLFAHWPVPAEIMEKHIPPQLTLDTFNGKAWIGIVPFWISRMRVRGLPPLPMMKSMNELNVRTYAEYGGRKGVYFFSLDADNLLAVTGARLLYFLPYVNAEMQVDKSAGIINYESRRKNDNKEIGQFKAQYKPESSPFNSQKGSLDEWLTERYCLWVTKGDHVFRGDIHHTKWQLHNASCSIYENTMAAFLPGEYLMEEPILHYSPQKHAYFWPLKKE; encoded by the coding sequence ATGGAGAATGCACTTGAGATAACAGGGCACAGACCTTTTCCACTGCCTGATAGGCCGTGGGTGATGGAGCAGATATGGAATGATGTTCTGTTTGCTCATTGGCCTGTGCCTGCAGAAATAATGGAGAAGCACATTCCGCCACAGTTAACGTTAGATACATTTAACGGAAAAGCCTGGATTGGAATAGTCCCTTTCTGGATCAGCAGAATGAGAGTCCGCGGCTTGCCGCCATTGCCAATGATGAAATCAATGAATGAACTGAATGTAAGAACATATGCAGAGTATGGGGGAAGGAAAGGTGTTTATTTTTTCAGCTTGGATGCGGACAATCTTTTAGCGGTAACAGGAGCCAGATTGCTGTATTTCCTTCCCTATGTGAATGCCGAAATGCAAGTGGATAAATCAGCAGGAATCATTAATTATGAAAGCAGGCGGAAAAACGATAATAAAGAGATCGGACAGTTCAAAGCTCAATATAAACCGGAATCCAGCCCTTTTAATTCACAGAAAGGGTCACTTGATGAATGGCTGACTGAAAGGTATTGCCTATGGGTAACAAAAGGTGATCACGTTTTTCGCGGGGATATTCATCATACAAAATGGCAGCTGCATAATGCTTCCTGTTCGATATACGAGAATACAATGGCAGCTTTTTTGCCCGGCGAGTACTTAATGGAAGAACCGATTTTACACTACTCTCCTCAAAAACATGCCTATTTTTGGCCTTTAAAGAAGGAGTAG
- a CDS encoding cold-inducible protein YdjO-related protein codes for MFFNKKGQDDKPEVVMLDTEVYSCNSCNGWMRKDFVSSDLKCPLCGDETTVEMRELPQIL; via the coding sequence ATTTTTTTCAATAAAAAAGGCCAAGATGATAAGCCAGAGGTTGTAATGCTCGACACAGAGGTGTATTCCTGTAACAGCTGTAATGGCTGGATGAGAAAAGATTTTGTCTCTTCAGACTTAAAATGCCCATTATGCGGTGATGAAACAACTGTCGAAATGAGGGAATTGCCTCAAATTTTATAA
- a CDS encoding transcriptional regulator SplA domain-containing protein, translated as METIDPKKVKTGDEVYVIYHNPHTPSVANVRPAEIVPHPKDPNAVALFLNESFHLIEEDDALFSSEKDAEEAFQELYGDY; from the coding sequence ATGGAAACAATAGATCCTAAAAAAGTAAAAACAGGAGATGAGGTATATGTCATTTACCATAATCCTCACACTCCCAGTGTAGCAAATGTAAGGCCTGCCGAAATTGTTCCGCATCCAAAAGATCCTAATGCAGTTGCCCTCTTTCTTAATGAGTCCTTCCATTTAATAGAAGAAGACGATGCCCTGTTCTCTTCTGAAAAGGATGCAGAAGAGGCTTTTCAAGAGTTATATGGAGATTACTGA